The DNA region GGCCAGCTGAAGATAAGAAAACATTTTTTGTAGATTCACCACTCAATAAGCCCCTCTCGATATCTTCATCTAAAAAAGGTTTATCTTTTAGTATGATTATGTTCTTCATCTTGTTATTTTAAGTTTCTTGCTGTACCATTACCTGTTGGGATGATTAGTTCTCAGTTAGCAAATTACATTCTTAAAATATAACTAATTGCAGCTGCATAATACTTTTCCTTCTCCAATAAAGTATGTATATCTAAACATAGTCTGCTATTGATTAGTTTGGGTGTTACTCATGTTTATTGTCAAACTTTTATGTTGTGATCAAAGGGACTCTTTCACATGATTGTTATGGTGAGAAGTGATACATGTAATTGAAACTTTAGTGTTATTATCTGTGAAACAATAGTACTATGTTTTAATTTTGCGAATTCTTCGAAGAGAATGTCATTTCAAGTTTTAAAGTCTTTAGCATGATCCTCTTGTCTGATATCATGTGCCTTGCTATGCAGGCAACTTTTCTTTTCCAGATCGTACTTCTAAAGAAGGCCTGCCTCAAGCAATGTTAATATATTTGTGCCTGTGTTTGTTTTTCATACTTAGTTCGTACTACTTAATATGCAAACTTGTAGCATGTTCTTTATTTGTAGAAGATAAGTAGATTTACGAGGAAGGTGTTTGGTTTTTCGCTTGTGTGATTGCAATGCTAATTAATATGTAGTGATTGCAATTTGACATATCATTCACGTAAAATATGCCTTCTGTGATGAATCCACCAATAAGTGGATTTATGAGGAAGGTGTTTGGTTTTTCGCTTGTTTTGCCTTTTTATTCTTTATTGGGTACGTTTAAAGTTATGGTTTGCATGCGTCTTCCTGGGATGCGTGTGTAACCACTCGTTGGATAGATAGGTTTACCAGATACTTTTCTCGTAAGAAATCCAACCTTCATTGACTGTCATAGGAATCAGTCCTTGCTTTTCTTGTAATGCCTGAATTTATTTTGCTGAATTTTCAGCTTTGACATCTTTAAAGCTATGCATGAAAAGTGGAAATCCTATATACAGAAGCTTCTTAAATTGCTGGGTTAGTTTTTTATGCTATTTCATCTTTTAGTAATGCTTTATCTCATAATGTATGCAAGGTTGTATTCTTGAATGCAGGAGAGAACAGTTGGCTCAGTGCTTCCTTAATGTCGACCTACACGGTGCAATCATTTTAGGTTCGAAAACTTACTCATTCCTCAACTGTTGTCTAGTAAATCTCAAATAATACTTCACCGTGATAGTCACAGTATGCTTGATGTAAATTAGGACTTTAACCATTGGTGTCTGTGTAGTTGTTCAGTGTAAAACTGCTGCCTACGTTGGGTTACATGGCATCATGGTTCGAGAAACTAAAGAAACATTTGGAATTGTTACGCAGGACAGCAAATTCGAAGGTAGTAATTTTTCTCCCCAGCAGAACATGATGGTTATCTTTAAGATATATTCATCTTTTGTTTGGTTCAAATTGTTTGACTGATTTCATGAATTCGGTTTTTAATTTGCAGTGGTGCCCAAAAAGTTATCTGTTTTTATGCTCGAAGCTAATCACTGGAAGATTACATTGAATGGAGATAAACTTGTATCCAGAAACTTGGTCCCATAATTTTTGCTATGAGTGAGTTCTCCACTTTAATGTTTTTGAGTAAATATCAGTTAGAGCCTCAATACTTAGGTTGAACACCTAATATCAGTTCGAATGCCAACAGCTGGCAGAAGAAGCCGACATGCTTGATAATTTGGCGAATACCGATATATAGGACACGACATGCTtgataattttagaaatttttgGTGAGAATTTTCTCTACCTCCTGGTCTTGGAGGCATTCGAACTAGATGCTATTGAGCTCACGCTCAGATTCGTAGAAGTACGTTCTACTTCAACACCATTAGCTCCACAACCATCGACAATTTCAGTATCATTACCCACGATTGGTCGACCATGTTCCCGGATCAGCTCCTCGAATTAAGAAGAAAAAGTTACTCGTCCACGACACATGTGGATGTGGTCGACCGATATGAACTGGACAACATCCTCGTCATCGTTGTCATAATGTCATCATTACATTCAGTATGTAGAAGACAATCTTTCAAGCTTTGAGGTGTCTGGGCTTTCTGCTGCTCCAGCCAAGTTCTCCTGACCCTGATTGGCGGCCGATCCGTCGTGTTCTCCCCTGCTGTAGCCAAGTTATAAAACTGATCCAGTAGATATAATTCTGTTATTTTTCTTACTTCATGCAATTGTTTATTTCAAAGAATTTTGGTGAgtaatttttcaaataattagaATCAAACCTTTTGAATAGCTTGGACTTTAGCTTTGATtaatactcctccgtcccactttaggagtcccggtcactTTTGCACACCCATTTTGtaataatcataataaatagttaaagttgagaaatgataaagtaagagagataataatgtagagaagactcttcgctatattattttctctcttactttaccatttctccactttaactatttattatgatttttataaaatgggtGTGCAAAAGTGACCATGActtctaaagtgggacggatggaataCTATTTATTAATTCATTCCAGGCCCGGAGTATATTTGGTAGGCATTTTCATGGTGGATGATAGAGAGATACTGAAATTTATTGTAGGCTGATGAGATTAGTCTGTTAGTAGTTGAACCTGAATATGATAATTTTCATTGAGGTGGAATTTACATTATACTACTATGTTATTATGCAACAGTGGGGATCATTTATTCCTTCATTCTAAGCAAAGCAAAGCtgagtagtaattaattttctGTGTTCTTATAATAATGATTTTAATGGGTGTTTATTTCTTCAAGTCTCAGACTTGTGAATTTTCTAAGTTCATGATACCTAATCTTTCTGCAATTAATCACCACTTTATGCATATAATTGAGATCGAAAACTACATTTGCCTGATGTTACTACTAgcatttttacaaaatttaatgaGACGTGTGATACTTTATAAGCTCTTAAATTTCTAAAGATGTTCTTCgcttattgaaataaaatattaatgtaTAGGGTGCGTGTGCAACCAACTCTTTGTACACAACTAATCCGAAACATACTCTCCCCGTCCCCCATTAGTTGACTCCGTTTGATTTGACATGAATTTTGATAAATATAGGGAAAAGTAAGTGGAAAAATtaagttagtgaaataaaatacgagtgaaataaaataagttagtggaatatcaTATGTGAAATGTAAAAGTGCTAAGTAATTAGGGAcagatgaaaaagaaaatttatgCCAATCAATAATCCATTGGATCGGGATCTAGAcgactaatattaattttaaagcATTGCATTGTAGTTATATAAAAGTTGCATTACGAGTTGATgcagtatttttttattagtactaaAATCAACAgcaaatattaaatatagagATATCAATGTTAAAGATAAAAAATAAGATATCAAACACAAGAACGAATAGTTAATCCGAGTAATTATAAAGTTTCATATACTACATGGATGGTTCTCAATTTTTGAGTTTTTCAATTACCTAAAACaagtaaaatttaataatagGAGTACTCCGTAGTAATTAAATAACATAGATAAATAGGACAAGAAGGAATTCTAGACACATGCTTTAATTGACTCCACTGTTTATTGATGTTTAATTTAGATGTCTTAATTGACGTTTATTAATGCCTGCATATGATGCATTGATATTTAGTgagtaattatttaaatatactgctaattttttcttaaattgttaactTACTAATTCATTAAAgcagtatattaaaaatattaacacaatcacattaaaatatttataaaattttgaattgaCATTTTAAGTATTAATGtcaacataatttattaaaatatcaactaagtttatgttgacatttaatagcatcgtattgacatttttaatacactgagggttagcaacttaagaaagttacTTGTTATCACACATCCATCCATGTATATATGCCGTGAGTGAGTATGTTCTTGTTTAAtccattttaaaattatttttttatgaaggttgttaaatttataaattatataaaaatcaaaatttaattaattcttttattcCTTTGTTTTCATTTATTTGATGCATACAAATtgtaaagtaaaacaaaattttgatttattttattcatttgtcCTATGGTATAGAAAAAATGGATACTTAagctttatttttatatatgatttataaaattaataatatagtttaatatattagaaataaattaaattgataaaataaaaactgaTGCGAACTAAATACAATATCTCATCTATTTGTGATATATTGATTATGCCATCGGGTGTAAATGTAACTTTGTGATACAGACTAAACAGGATAACTCATCCAAAAAGGCTagtagcctgttaggagagagagctcatttagtctatataccacACATttgttgttctcacaaccgatgtgggaattgagtccataacattcgaccctcctttaagggccaacgtcctcattggtcacggccacgttggtcacggctggttctttgccaggccaccactccgagttctcgttggtcacggcggattctttgcccggccaccactccgtgggtcaccactccgagcggtcccaaacgcactcgttggtcacggcgagttcgttgcccggccaccactccgagccgtttgggctctcaatgaaagcaccaattgatgtagaccaaacaggagaactcattgcaaaagactagcctgttaggagagagtccatttagtctatataccccataTTTGTTGGTCTCATAACTaatgtggaaattgagtctgtAATCGTTTGTGGCttgtattttattaatatttgtttGTTAGTAGGTAGGTAAATTTAAAGCAAGTCAAAATATTGGAATTGTGCTACCACGTCCGtcaacttctttaaactaataCCACTACTAAAATGGCTAGGgtcgaaaagaaaaacaacttgAGATTTAGTGGGGCAACAGAATATATAGTTGAGCCCCAAACCCCACCTTTTATCGAGTTTAATTTAATGCATTAGTATGTCACATCCATTTAACATCTCTACTTGCTAAGTTACTATGTTCCAAAGAACTTGAATAAGAATAATTTCAATCTCGGCAAGGGCATCCACAGTCCGCCCGATGTATCGGGCAGACTATCGTCCATCACTGTAGCCATGCGGACGATGCcagatgcatcgtccgcggatgATAGGTGTTGGAGCACGCATCGTCCGcagtatcgtccgccccactgcggcGACACGAACGATACTgtggacgatgcaacgcgttttacattttttttaattcttcaaaatttataatataaactcttccatttttcttccttttataaTGGCCTATTCTCTCCTTTCTTTGTTATACTAACGATGTGGGACAATGGTAAACATAAACTAAAATTACCTATTCTCTCCTTTCTTTGTTATACTAACGATGTGGGACAATGGTAAACATAAACTagcttaattattttttatatatagttattTAATAGCTACTCAATATAGGAACTTCTAAAAATACTATTTAATAGTTGTAATCTATTAATCTCGGATAAATTTGTAGTTGACAAAGAACTCTATTAAGATTTATTTAATCTCAACTTTATATCTACTGTACTAATATTTTATAGAATCTAGGATTTTATGGAAATATTATtctaagaaaatagaaaaagaaattaacaaGCTAGGCTGAAACTATTTGCCAACatctcataaaataaaataaaaattaattttataaactatATAAAACAATCATATTAATCtatttgtattatttatatttaaatttaaattatgccTTTTTATCTGTAGTGAACATGTTTGGGAATAACGCAAGTTGGGAATGATGTAGAGTATGCCCTTTTTATCTGTAGTGAAcatgttttttatttctaactcttgtaactttttttaattaagtaatgtaggatttgcctttaAATCGTGGtgcttttttttgttattattttgcatgacatatttgaaaacataaaattaatcaacaaaacaatagtgaaaatTATAGGATGAACTTTAGGGTGTCCCACTGCAAGTGAAAAGGTAGGAGGAtagaatgatgatgtggcggagCATATGATGATGTTATAATATTTCTAAAAGACTTCACACCGTATAATAAATAAACCAAACTTGGGAATCATCGAGAACCTAAATGCcctaagaccatccactacgcgtctcgccggcgtctcgcgtcccgTCCCAGAGAGACGGGACcccggcgcgacgcgttgcagctcgccGTCCCGTCCCGCGTCGCGTCCCGTCGAGCCATgagacgggctgtctcgccacgcgcctaagcgacgtggcgcgcgtgacgcccactcgccagcccgcgagtgggcgtcgtcacgtgctgacgcaataaatatttttttaaaaattcgaattttaaaaaaaataaataaaaaataaaagaaaaaaaattgtaacggtaataataccgttttttgtttttttttatttttttatttttaattaaattttttactctataaatactcctaaactcatcctcatttcacacacaactacacatctattcttcttatcatctaaattttctctcaaattttctctcaaattttcatataacaactcaagatgtccggcgacggcgacggcaactacggcggttccgGCTCCTGCGGGttggatctcaacgcgttcggtgattgggagaccatgatcaacacattgggcggttccggttcatcaacgccggggacccagggttcggcgacgccagggggtaccaaccacccaattttgaccttgatgcatatgtccgtccctccgccccgcggtattcgcagggattatcctagatccgggaggattttcccgttgatcccacgccgggagtaggccgaggcagtggaggtggccgaggcggtgtacaaccccaggcgggcgaggacgaggaggaagaggaagaagaggaagatgatctaggccggcatccgtacaacaacctcgaaacgctggcggtgtacaacgcctggatcaccgtctcgtacgatcccatcgtcgggaatcaacaatctcggaagtgtttctgggaaaaggtctgcgaggtctaccaccagataaagccgaaagACTCCCGCAAGCACAAATttaaaatgctccgctctcactttgaccgagtcgaccgacaggtcaaaaaattctgcggcatctactcggccgaagaggcgcgctaccaaagcggcgcaacggcaaccgacattttgacgtccgctttgcgcgcctactaccaggacgaacgtcatcaattcagatttgttgatgtttggcaggccgtcaaggacgaggaacggtgggcaGGCAGTTTTCGCTttagctcgggctcaacctcgaagcgcacgaagcatacggcgagtggccaatacttgtctagtggtgacaccgctgagggcatcagccaacctgaggctgaatcccaggagtttgcgggtacggtcggcgaagctggaggatccgcgagtgggcgccgtcggccgtaagggacgaaggcggcgaaagcggctagagcaaggaagggccgaggcgaatcaagccagccggcctcgggatcgggctcgcggggaggctcggacacacttatggtggcgtacatgaccgccacaatggcggacacttcccgcttctcgtacgcccaattcacggcctggtggaacggaattgtgtatatgcagcacaacttggccttccgactccccctcaacctcgaccgcctccggagatgattagccggcggagtagtttttttatttttctttaaatttgtatttaaaattatgttgtgtgtttttttatgttgtgtgtttttaataaagtgtgtttgttttaattgaattgggttgagaaaaaaaataaaaatgaaattgaatgaatagtaattaagggacggaataagggacggttaagggacggagcgttgcaggttccgtcccttagttaagggatggaggaaaaaaggacagtggggccctcaaatagtggtcaaatagtatttaagggacggtttaagggacggtatagagacagcgtagtggatggttTAAGTTGTAGGGGCCGTGTTAATAACCAATTGGGTAtgttatttttcaaataaaaaattgtaatagttgtaatataattattttgtgtGGATGGTCACAAAAAGAGCACAAAATAATTATAAGTGACATTaatcaaattctctatattctAGTTTCAATTCAAGCTTCTATAGCTACAAATTTCACCAATAgatcgtggaaaactcggttcatcaaatccatgaaaaCTGCCGTCGTACTTTTATTGTACGACGATTTCAAGCATTACAACTCCTGgtatctcctggacctgttatcgCCATTATCGCTTCCCAGCTGATAGGCCTAGGAAATTTCCCTATGTAGTACAAATGCTCCTCagggaatgcatcaggtatagcttcgCACACTTTTTTTTCCATCTCTCTCCCTTAGAGAGAGCTGCGCTTTGTGTTATCCAGTGAGAGACAAAAACAGAGGATAAGATTGGAATGTTGTTAAACTTTGTATTACAGAATGTGATCATATTCTGGGGagaatgtcaacgcctaatacaaattatGTTACTGGGGgaaatgtcaacgcctaatataAATTCTGTCATTGGGGggaaccggtggaaccggcc from Salvia splendens isolate huo1 unplaced genomic scaffold, SspV2 ctg189, whole genome shotgun sequence includes:
- the LOC121789263 gene encoding ribonuclease P protein subunit p29-like, producing the protein MQGCILECRREQLAQCFLNVDLHGAIILVVQCKTAAYVGLHGIMVRETKETFGIVTQDSKFEVVPKKLSVFMLEANHWKITLNGDKLVSRNLVP